The Altererythrobacter sp. CAU 1644 genome has a window encoding:
- a CDS encoding acyl-CoA dehydrogenase family protein, producing the protein MNESEELAEIRRAVRALCEEFPGEYWREKDRTRDYPAEFVDALTRSGFLAALIPEEFGGSGLKLDAAAVIMEEIQASGCNGASAHAQMYIMNTLLRYGSDEQKATYLPGIASGELRLQAFGVSEPTSGTDTLSLKTRAVRDGDHFVVNGQKIWTSRAEYSDLMLLLARTTPRDQVQSKTEGLSIFLVDMREAREAGGLTIKPIRTMMNHSTTEVFFDDMRIPASALIGEEGKGFRYILSGMNAERILIAAECIGDAKWFIEKASGYARDRQVFNRPIGQNQGVQFPIARCYAQMRAAELMVHHAARVYDEGGNPGEEANMAKLLASEASWAAADMCVQTFGGFGFAEEYDVERKFREARLYTVAPISTNLILSYLSEHVLGLPRSY; encoded by the coding sequence ATGAACGAAAGCGAAGAACTGGCCGAAATTCGCCGCGCGGTGCGAGCGCTGTGTGAGGAGTTTCCCGGTGAGTATTGGCGCGAGAAGGATCGCACGCGCGACTATCCGGCCGAGTTTGTCGATGCGCTGACCCGTTCGGGGTTTCTTGCAGCCTTGATACCGGAGGAATTCGGGGGGAGCGGGCTCAAGCTCGATGCGGCCGCCGTGATCATGGAGGAGATCCAGGCGTCCGGCTGCAACGGCGCAAGCGCCCACGCGCAGATGTACATCATGAATACGCTGCTTCGCTATGGCAGCGACGAACAGAAAGCGACCTACCTGCCAGGCATCGCCAGCGGCGAATTGCGCCTCCAGGCGTTCGGAGTGTCGGAACCGACCAGCGGGACCGATACGCTTTCGCTCAAGACGCGCGCGGTACGCGATGGCGATCACTTCGTCGTCAACGGCCAGAAGATCTGGACCAGCCGTGCAGAATACTCCGACCTGATGCTCCTCCTCGCCCGCACCACCCCGCGCGACCAGGTCCAGAGCAAGACCGAGGGCTTGTCGATCTTCCTCGTCGACATGCGCGAGGCGCGCGAGGCAGGTGGCCTGACCATCAAACCGATCCGCACGATGATGAACCACTCCACGACCGAGGTGTTCTTCGACGACATGCGCATTCCCGCGAGCGCGCTGATCGGCGAGGAAGGGAAGGGCTTCCGCTACATTCTTTCGGGCATGAACGCCGAACGCATCCTGATCGCGGCCGAGTGTATTGGTGATGCCAAGTGGTTCATCGAAAAGGCGAGCGGCTATGCCAGGGACCGTCAGGTCTTCAATCGACCGATCGGCCAGAACCAGGGCGTGCAATTTCCGATCGCTCGTTGCTATGCGCAGATGCGCGCGGCTGAACTCATGGTCCACCATGCAGCGCGGGTTTACGACGAAGGTGGCAATCCGGGCGAAGAAGCCAATATGGCCAAGCTGCTCGCCAGCGAAGCAAGCTGGGCCGCTGCGGACATGTGCGTGCAGACCTTTGGCGGGTTCGGATTCGCAGAGGAATACGACGTCGAACGCAAGTTCCGCGAGGCGCGGCTCTACACGGTGGCGCCGATCTCGACCAATCTGATCCTGTCCTATCTGTCCGAGCATGTGCTCGGACTGCCTCGCTCCTACTAG
- a CDS encoding pyruvate dehydrogenase complex E1 component subunit beta has translation MAIELKMPALSPTMEEGTLARWLKQEGDPITSGDIIAEIETDKATMEFEAVDEGTLAKILVAEGTENVAVGTVIAMLAGEGEDASDVEAPSESAAEPAPVAEVPGEGKDVGRDDKDGSITPEKPKSEPKSDPTIPEGTSFSQVSVREALRDGMAEEMRRDERVFVMGEEVAEYQGAYKVTQGLLDEFGPKRVIDTPITEYGFAGIGTGAAMGGLRPIVEFMTFNFAMQAIDHIINSAAKTNYMSGGQMRCPIVFRGPNGAASRVGAQHSQNYGPWYASVPGLIVIAPYDSADAKGLMKAAIRSDDPVVFLENELVYGRSFDVPDIDDYVLPIGKARIMREGSDVTIVSYSIGVGFALEAAETLAAEGIEAEVIDLRTLRPLDKQAILDSLAKTNRLIIAEEGWPTCSIASEVMAICMEDGFDHLDAPVLRVCDEDVPLPYAANLEKLALIDAPRIVAAAKKVCYRD, from the coding sequence ATGGCGATCGAACTGAAAATGCCCGCTCTGTCGCCGACCATGGAAGAAGGCACGCTCGCACGTTGGCTCAAGCAGGAAGGTGACCCGATCACCTCGGGCGATATCATTGCCGAGATCGAAACCGACAAGGCAACGATGGAATTCGAAGCCGTCGATGAAGGTACTCTGGCGAAGATTCTTGTTGCTGAGGGCACCGAGAATGTCGCCGTCGGCACCGTGATCGCGATGCTGGCGGGCGAGGGCGAAGATGCTTCCGACGTCGAGGCGCCGAGCGAAAGCGCGGCTGAACCCGCGCCAGTCGCTGAAGTGCCGGGTGAGGGCAAGGATGTCGGCCGCGACGACAAGGACGGCTCGATCACGCCCGAGAAACCCAAGAGCGAGCCGAAGTCGGACCCGACCATTCCCGAAGGGACCAGCTTCTCTCAGGTTTCGGTGCGCGAAGCGCTGCGTGACGGCATGGCCGAGGAGATGCGCCGCGACGAACGCGTTTTCGTCATGGGCGAGGAAGTCGCCGAGTACCAGGGAGCCTACAAGGTCACCCAGGGCCTGCTCGACGAGTTCGGACCCAAGCGCGTAATCGATACGCCGATCACCGAATATGGCTTTGCCGGTATCGGCACGGGCGCGGCCATGGGCGGCCTGCGTCCGATCGTCGAATTCATGACCTTCAACTTCGCCATGCAGGCGATCGACCACATCATCAACTCGGCGGCCAAGACCAACTACATGTCAGGTGGCCAGATGCGTTGCCCGATCGTGTTCCGCGGACCCAACGGCGCTGCGAGCCGCGTCGGTGCGCAGCACAGCCAGAACTACGGTCCGTGGTATGCCTCGGTACCGGGTCTGATTGTTATCGCGCCTTATGACAGCGCGGATGCCAAGGGATTGATGAAGGCTGCGATCCGCAGCGATGACCCGGTCGTGTTCCTCGAGAACGAGCTGGTCTATGGCCGCAGCTTCGATGTGCCCGACATTGATGATTACGTGCTGCCGATCGGCAAGGCGCGGATCATGCGGGAAGGTTCGGACGTGACTATCGTGAGCTACTCGATCGGGGTCGGCTTCGCGCTGGAAGCGGCAGAGACGCTTGCGGCCGAGGGAATCGAAGCCGAGGTCATCGACCTGCGCACCTTGCGCCCGCTGGACAAGCAGGCGATCCTCGACAGTCTGGCCAAGACCAACCGCCTGATCATAGCGGAAGAGGGCTGGCCGACCTGCTCGATTGCATCGGAAGTGATGGCGATCTGCATGGAGGATGGCTTCGACCATCTCGACGCGCCGGTGCTGCGCGTTTGCGACGAGGATGTGCCGCTACCCTATGCGGCAAACCTCGAGAAGCTTGCTTTGATCGATGCACCGCGGATCGTCGCGGCGGCGAAAAAGGTCTGTTATCGCGATTGA
- a CDS encoding TadE/TadG family type IV pilus assembly protein: MIRFRDLCRRLRASKQGNAALLVALGAPALIGGTGFAVDTAQWYLWKRELQQAVDQAAYAGALALANEDSADLYSDRANQEFSANLSVTKEFASDLYIDIVDYAGGDDNSVLARASATRRLPFSSFLTGGPVTVSATAQASFAQGASYSACIVSLADDGAGTTIGGNASIKAQCGIAALSCSDDAITIDGSATVETDIIVACGKVDAPTDLDDKVIEDADNLVDEYADLEPPTNDANRTYNCTGKGQNKQASLLPGTYAGLVVKCTTVLSSGIYVINGGELDLSANYNVTGTGVMFVLRNGARLKLGGNGNGNSIRLSPMTAADVATAGYADQADRLSDILIFEERDNEPAEPGHIMNGNSNSLIEGLIYMPSGSLRINGTADVSSQCLLISAYRVDVRGGAKLETLCPTDEATNVGSSKAKVRLVA, translated from the coding sequence ATGATCAGGTTTCGAGATCTTTGCCGACGCCTAAGAGCCAGCAAGCAAGGCAATGCCGCTCTCTTGGTTGCCTTGGGCGCCCCGGCATTGATCGGCGGTACCGGTTTCGCCGTTGATACGGCGCAGTGGTACTTGTGGAAGCGTGAACTGCAGCAGGCGGTTGACCAGGCGGCCTATGCCGGTGCGCTGGCGCTCGCCAACGAGGACTCGGCCGATCTGTATTCGGATCGCGCAAATCAGGAATTCAGCGCCAATCTCTCGGTGACGAAGGAGTTCGCTTCGGACCTCTATATCGACATCGTCGATTACGCCGGGGGTGACGATAACAGCGTGCTTGCGAGGGCGAGTGCGACACGTCGCCTGCCCTTCAGCAGCTTCCTGACCGGGGGACCCGTAACAGTGTCCGCCACAGCCCAGGCCAGCTTTGCCCAGGGCGCAAGCTACAGCGCATGCATCGTCTCGCTCGCTGACGACGGAGCCGGGACGACCATCGGCGGCAACGCCTCCATCAAGGCGCAATGCGGGATCGCCGCGCTTTCATGCAGTGACGACGCGATCACCATTGACGGCAGCGCCACCGTCGAGACCGACATCATCGTGGCCTGCGGCAAGGTCGATGCGCCCACAGATCTCGATGACAAGGTTATCGAGGATGCCGACAATTTGGTCGACGAATATGCCGACCTCGAACCGCCGACGAATGATGCCAATCGCACCTACAACTGCACCGGCAAGGGCCAGAACAAGCAGGCCTCTCTCCTCCCGGGGACCTATGCCGGGCTGGTAGTGAAGTGCACCACGGTTCTGTCCTCCGGCATCTATGTCATCAATGGCGGCGAGCTCGACCTGTCCGCCAATTACAACGTCACGGGAACCGGCGTCATGTTCGTCCTGCGCAACGGCGCGCGTCTGAAGCTGGGCGGTAACGGCAACGGGAATTCGATCCGCCTTTCGCCGATGACGGCGGCCGATGTCGCCACTGCGGGATATGCCGATCAGGCTGACCGGCTTTCGGATATCCTGATCTTCGAGGAACGCGACAATGAACCGGCCGAGCCGGGCCACATCATGAACGGCAACTCGAACTCGCTGATCGAGGGCTTGATCTACATGCCCTCCGGCTCGCTCCGCATCAACGGCACCGCAGACGTCAGTTCGCAGTGTCTGCTGATTTCGGCCTATCGTGTCGACGTTCGCGGCGGAGCCAAGCTCGAAACACTTTGCCCGACCGACGAAGCTACCAATGTCGGATCGTCGAAAGCCAAGGTGAGACTGGTCGCATGA
- the grxC gene encoding glutaredoxin 3 — protein sequence MGQPKIDIYTKFGCGFCFRAKRLLDSKGADYNEFDITMGGPKRDEMLERAPLARTVPQIFIGETHVGGSDELHELESAGKLDVLLAG from the coding sequence ATGGGTCAGCCGAAGATCGACATCTATACCAAGTTTGGGTGCGGATTTTGTTTTCGCGCCAAGCGCCTGCTCGATTCAAAGGGGGCAGACTACAACGAGTTCGATATCACCATGGGTGGCCCCAAGCGCGACGAGATGCTCGAGCGTGCTCCGCTGGCGCGCACCGTGCCGCAGATCTTCATCGGAGAGACCCATGTCGGCGGGTCCGACGAATTGCATGAACTCGAGAGCGCGGGCAAGCTCGACGTATTGCTGGCTGGATAA
- a CDS encoding mechanosensitive ion channel family protein — translation MMQTIDNQLSTMWYAFVEAIPSIAIGLIILMVTGIVASFAVKISDALVGKTEIRPSLRNLIETLVKLGVWLIGIFIAAIIVFPGMTVGGLVAGLGIGAVAIGFAFQDIFENFLAGVLIMLREKMRIGDVIECEGIDGKVEHITLRETHVRAASGELTIVPNSILFKNPVEILTDVEQRCHTVVVGVSYDTNLDKAAEVIRKAVETVDAVDVDKGIDVFASEFNSSSVDFLVRWWAGSTPRAGHESRDKIVRAIKSALDQAGIEIPFPYVTHTFKEKVPLGDKD, via the coding sequence ATGATGCAAACCATCGACAACCAGCTCAGCACGATGTGGTACGCCTTTGTCGAGGCGATCCCGAGCATCGCGATCGGGCTCATCATCCTGATGGTGACAGGCATCGTCGCAAGTTTCGCGGTCAAGATTTCCGATGCCCTGGTCGGCAAGACCGAGATTCGCCCGTCACTCCGCAACCTCATCGAGACACTGGTGAAGCTGGGCGTCTGGCTGATCGGGATCTTCATCGCTGCAATCATCGTGTTCCCAGGGATGACGGTCGGAGGGCTCGTAGCCGGGCTCGGCATCGGTGCGGTCGCGATCGGCTTTGCCTTCCAGGATATCTTCGAGAACTTCCTCGCGGGCGTCCTCATCATGCTGCGCGAGAAGATGCGCATCGGGGACGTCATCGAATGCGAGGGGATCGACGGCAAGGTCGAACACATAACCCTGCGTGAAACGCACGTTCGCGCTGCTTCGGGTGAATTGACGATCGTGCCCAACTCAATCCTGTTCAAGAACCCCGTCGAAATCCTGACCGATGTCGAGCAACGATGCCACACAGTCGTGGTCGGCGTGTCCTATGACACCAATCTCGACAAGGCGGCCGAAGTGATCCGCAAGGCGGTGGAGACCGTCGACGCGGTCGATGTCGACAAGGGCATCGATGTCTTCGCCAGCGAGTTCAACTCGAGTTCGGTCGATTTCCTCGTCCGCTGGTGGGCCGGTTCCACCCCGCGCGCCGGCCATGAGAGTCGCGACAAGATTGTCCGCGCGATCAAGAGCGCGCTCGACCAGGCCGGGATCGAAATTCCGTTCCCCTACGTGACGCACACGTTCAAGGAAAAGGTGCCGCTCGGCGACAAGGACTAG
- a CDS encoding squalene/phytoene synthase family protein has protein sequence MHLSETEELPAEQKLAIAHCAPAIRGRLAAFFGLDRRLGRIVANAGEPMLAQMRLAWWRDQLAQPPEQRPGGDAVLDAIAVEWVDPDPLIALVDAWEVLVTHEELAQATIQDFAEGRATPLGHLDAGAGEALRRRLQSAGRRWGLADAAAHTSSNEERLQIVAAGLAEDGPKNGRPRHVRGIMILEALAIRALRRGGYPLMEGRGAALVALRVGLLGR, from the coding sequence ATGCACCTGTCCGAGACGGAAGAACTGCCAGCCGAACAGAAATTGGCGATCGCTCACTGCGCTCCTGCCATTCGCGGACGGTTGGCAGCCTTCTTCGGCCTTGATCGGCGTCTGGGTCGCATTGTCGCCAATGCGGGCGAACCGATGCTCGCGCAGATGCGCCTCGCGTGGTGGCGGGACCAACTTGCCCAACCGCCGGAACAAAGACCGGGCGGAGATGCCGTGCTCGATGCGATCGCAGTCGAATGGGTCGATCCTGATCCATTGATCGCGCTGGTCGACGCGTGGGAGGTGTTGGTAACGCATGAGGAGCTTGCGCAGGCCACAATTCAGGACTTCGCGGAGGGGCGGGCGACACCATTGGGGCATCTGGATGCAGGGGCCGGCGAGGCTCTTCGGCGACGGCTGCAATCGGCCGGACGGCGCTGGGGGCTGGCGGACGCAGCCGCGCATACGAGTTCGAACGAGGAAAGGCTGCAGATCGTTGCCGCAGGCTTGGCCGAGGATGGCCCGAAGAACGGGCGGCCCCGCCATGTGCGTGGAATCATGATCCTGGAGGCCTTGGCAATACGGGCGCTCAGGCGAGGGGGGTACCCATTGATGGAGGGGCGTGGCGCGGCACTAGTTGCGCTGCGCGTTGGCTTGCTCGGGCGCTGA
- a CDS encoding FtsB family cell division protein, producing MRQALALGGLLLLTGFAIAGPTGLLAWSENSKLLDQRHAQIAQLSHERDELRNLVDGLDPEAADPDLVGELLRRNLNVVHPDEVVITIDEQE from the coding sequence ATGAGGCAGGCACTGGCCCTTGGCGGCCTGCTTCTGCTCACGGGATTTGCGATTGCCGGACCGACCGGCCTGCTTGCCTGGAGCGAAAATTCCAAGCTGCTCGACCAGCGACATGCGCAGATCGCGCAGCTCTCGCATGAGCGGGACGAACTGCGCAATCTCGTCGACGGACTCGACCCCGAAGCTGCCGATCCCGACCTTGTGGGCGAGCTCTTGCGGCGCAACCTCAACGTCGTGCACCCGGATGAGGTGGTGATCACCATCGACGAGCAAGAATAG
- a CDS encoding TadE/TadG family type IV pilus assembly protein, with the protein MAIETAFILPILIVMSLGGFETSRIVSRQFELQSVAGEAEVIAIATASGAETSTTKLKNILKASADLDDSQITISRFYRCNANAQTVSTPESCNEDDVVTDYVRLVISDTYTPIWTDFGVGKPVDMQVERTVLLP; encoded by the coding sequence ATGGCAATCGAAACGGCCTTCATCCTGCCGATCCTGATCGTGATGTCGCTAGGCGGGTTCGAGACAAGTCGTATCGTTTCGCGCCAGTTCGAGCTCCAGTCGGTCGCCGGTGAAGCAGAGGTCATCGCCATCGCCACCGCGAGCGGAGCGGAAACCTCCACGACCAAGCTGAAGAATATCCTCAAGGCATCGGCGGACCTCGATGACAGCCAGATCACGATCTCGCGTTTCTATCGCTGCAATGCTAATGCGCAGACCGTCAGCACTCCCGAAAGCTGCAATGAGGACGATGTCGTTACCGACTACGTTCGCCTGGTAATCAGCGACACATACACCCCGATCTGGACCGATTTCGGGGTGGGCAAGCCGGTCGACATGCAGGTCGAACGCACGGTACTGCTCCCGTGA
- a CDS encoding carbon-nitrogen hydrolase family protein, with protein sequence MTRIAVLQMTTGIEPAANAKRIVRAIEDAGDRKAAMLFTPEMSGLLDRDRERAGPNIVPESENEVLSAVREAAVSNGIWVCLGSLAVAREDGRWANRSFVISPDGGIAARYDKIHMFDVELSTGESWRESSAYQPGESVSVVEDTPLGRLGLTVCYDLRFPALFELLGQAKCDAIAIPAAFTVPTGKAHWHVLQRARAIEASAFVIAAAQVGRHEDGRETYGHSLVIDPWGEVLLDMGGEGTGLGFVDLDLSRTAEVRAQLPSLANKRQIAT encoded by the coding sequence ATGACGCGTATCGCCGTCCTTCAGATGACCACGGGCATCGAACCCGCCGCCAATGCGAAGCGGATCGTCCGGGCCATCGAGGACGCGGGCGACCGCAAGGCGGCGATGCTATTCACGCCCGAAATGTCCGGCCTGCTAGATCGTGACCGCGAGCGAGCAGGGCCCAATATAGTCCCCGAGAGCGAGAACGAGGTGTTGTCCGCAGTGCGGGAAGCTGCGGTGAGCAACGGGATATGGGTGTGCCTGGGCTCGCTTGCCGTGGCGCGCGAGGATGGACGCTGGGCCAATCGCAGCTTTGTCATTTCCCCCGATGGGGGCATCGCGGCACGCTATGACAAGATCCATATGTTCGATGTCGAATTGTCGACCGGCGAAAGCTGGCGGGAAAGTTCCGCCTACCAGCCGGGCGAAAGCGTGTCAGTCGTAGAAGATACTCCGCTGGGCAGGCTCGGACTAACGGTCTGCTACGATCTGCGTTTTCCCGCGCTGTTCGAATTGCTGGGCCAGGCGAAATGCGATGCCATCGCCATTCCTGCCGCCTTTACCGTGCCGACCGGGAAAGCTCACTGGCACGTGCTACAACGCGCGCGGGCCATTGAGGCGAGCGCTTTCGTGATCGCTGCGGCGCAGGTGGGCAGGCATGAGGACGGTCGCGAAACCTATGGCCATAGCCTGGTCATAGACCCGTGGGGCGAGGTGCTTCTCGACATGGGCGGCGAGGGGACCGGCCTCGGCTTTGTCGATCTCGATCTGTCACGGACCGCGGAGGTTCGGGCGCAATTGCCAAGCCTTGCCAACAAGCGGCAAATCGCCACATAG
- the pdhA gene encoding pyruvate dehydrogenase (acetyl-transferring) E1 component subunit alpha codes for MAKASKKPAKVTPAADNPEFVLHSLQEQHEKNPRYDASTDEMLKFYEQMLLIRRFEEKAGQLYGLGLIGGFCHLYIGQEAVAIGLQSALDNDRDSVITGYRDHGHMLAYGIDPNVIMAELTGRQAGISKGKGGSMHMFSTEHKFYGGHGIVGAQVSLGGGLALAHKYNEDGGLCLAYFGDGASNQGQVYETFNMAALWNLPIVFVIENNQYAMGTAVKRSSAETEFHRRGTAFRIPGMDVNGMDVLEVRQAAEIAFKHVRDGGGPVLMECNTYRYRGHSMSDPAKYRSREEVQDVREHKDPIEGLKKVLLEKGKTEDELKAIDKAIRARVAESADFAESSPEPEPSELYTDVLVGEY; via the coding sequence TTGGCCAAAGCGTCGAAAAAGCCTGCGAAGGTAACGCCAGCAGCGGACAATCCGGAATTTGTGCTGCATTCACTGCAGGAGCAGCACGAGAAGAATCCGCGCTACGACGCGAGCACCGACGAGATGCTCAAGTTCTACGAGCAGATGCTGTTGATCCGCCGGTTCGAGGAGAAGGCTGGCCAGCTATACGGCCTCGGGCTGATTGGCGGTTTCTGCCACCTCTACATCGGTCAGGAAGCAGTTGCGATCGGCCTGCAGAGCGCGCTCGATAATGATCGCGACAGCGTGATCACCGGCTACCGCGACCATGGCCACATGCTCGCCTATGGCATCGATCCCAACGTGATCATGGCCGAACTGACCGGACGCCAGGCCGGAATATCGAAGGGCAAGGGCGGGTCGATGCACATGTTCTCGACCGAGCACAAATTCTACGGCGGACATGGCATCGTGGGTGCACAGGTCTCGCTGGGCGGTGGCCTCGCGCTCGCGCACAAGTACAATGAAGATGGAGGTCTGTGCCTCGCCTATTTCGGCGATGGTGCATCGAACCAGGGCCAGGTCTACGAGACTTTCAACATGGCTGCGCTGTGGAACCTGCCGATCGTCTTCGTGATCGAGAACAACCAGTACGCCATGGGTACCGCGGTCAAGCGCAGCTCGGCCGAAACCGAATTCCACCGCCGCGGTACAGCGTTCCGCATCCCCGGGATGGATGTGAACGGCATGGATGTGCTCGAGGTACGTCAGGCGGCGGAGATCGCGTTCAAGCACGTCCGCGATGGCGGCGGTCCGGTGCTGATGGAATGCAATACCTATCGCTATCGCGGGCATTCGATGTCCGACCCGGCGAAATACCGCAGCCGTGAGGAAGTGCAGGACGTGCGCGAACACAAGGATCCGATCGAGGGCCTGAAGAAAGTGCTGCTCGAGAAGGGCAAGACCGAGGACGAGTTGAAGGCCATCGACAAGGCAATTCGTGCCCGCGTAGCCGAAAGCGCCGACTTTGCCGAAAGCTCGCCTGAGCCGGAGCCGTCTGAACTCTACACCGATGTTCTGGTGGGGGAGTACTGA
- a CDS encoding Hsp20 family protein: protein MSRLDFTPYRRTTVGFDRLFDLMENQVRNNGDNYPPFNIERRGDDEYRITLALAGFRPQDLDITAQQNLLVIQGKKREDDAPQGEMLHVGIANRGFERRFELADYVRVESADLADGLLVIDLVREIPEAMKPKKISVNGQPTLKAVTTKDDEADAA, encoded by the coding sequence ATGTCCAGACTCGATTTCACCCCTTACCGTCGCACGACCGTCGGTTTTGATCGCCTGTTCGACCTGATGGAAAACCAGGTCCGCAACAATGGCGACAACTATCCCCCTTTCAATATCGAACGCCGCGGTGATGACGAATATCGCATCACGCTGGCGCTTGCCGGTTTCCGTCCGCAAGACCTCGATATCACAGCCCAGCAGAACCTGCTCGTCATCCAGGGCAAGAAGCGCGAAGACGATGCGCCGCAGGGTGAGATGCTGCATGTCGGCATCGCCAACCGCGGCTTCGAACGTCGCTTCGAACTGGCTGACTACGTGCGTGTCGAAAGCGCCGACCTGGCCGACGGACTGCTCGTTATCGACCTCGTCCGCGAGATTCCGGAGGCGATGAAGCCGAAAAAGATTTCGGTGAATGGTCAGCCGACTCTCAAGGCAGTAACGACCAAGGACGACGAAGCCGACGCTGCCTGA
- a CDS encoding TadE/TadG family type IV pilus assembly protein yields MSASPLHLRLRRDERGSILVEFAMLAPVIIMAMIGVFHVAIYMQNHNSLRSVASDTSRRIMVEYQKENELSAGEISAIARSIAVGAPYLLDTDQLKLDVTEETTSRVEGATEYTISLAYRGESFMPLIDFDAFEMNYERSIFVVSEADAEEEEEEEDG; encoded by the coding sequence GTGAGCGCAAGCCCTCTCCACCTGCGACTTCGCCGCGACGAGCGCGGATCGATCCTGGTCGAGTTCGCCATGCTCGCCCCCGTCATCATCATGGCGATGATCGGCGTATTCCATGTCGCGATCTACATGCAGAACCACAATTCGTTGCGGTCGGTCGCCTCCGACACCTCGCGCCGGATCATGGTCGAGTACCAGAAGGAGAACGAGCTTTCGGCCGGCGAGATCAGCGCCATAGCCCGCAGCATTGCGGTGGGGGCGCCCTATCTGCTCGATACCGATCAGCTCAAGCTCGACGTCACCGAGGAAACGACGAGCCGCGTCGAAGGTGCCACTGAGTACACTATCAGTCTCGCCTATCGGGGCGAGAGCTTCATGCCGCTCATCGATTTCGACGCATTCGAGATGAATTACGAGCGATCGATATTCGTCGTCTCGGAAGCCGATGCCGAAGAGGAAGAAGAAGAGGAGGACGGCTGA
- a CDS encoding DUF1178 family protein: protein MIVYDLSCDQGHRFEGWFGSSSDFADQQARGLVCCPECGSPAVDKAPMAPAVPAKANSRREVARASSGEQHPVSNTPMPAEVQKALAALADAQAKALKQSTWVGDKFAEQSRAMHYGERDEKPIHGRASAEEARGLIDEGIAVAPLPFPVSPPEELN from the coding sequence ATGATCGTTTACGACCTCTCTTGTGACCAAGGCCATCGCTTCGAAGGCTGGTTCGGCAGTTCATCGGACTTTGCCGATCAGCAGGCGCGTGGCCTGGTTTGCTGCCCCGAATGCGGATCGCCTGCTGTGGACAAGGCGCCGATGGCACCCGCCGTCCCGGCGAAGGCAAACTCACGCCGGGAGGTTGCTCGCGCCAGCAGCGGCGAACAGCATCCCGTGTCTAACACGCCCATGCCGGCAGAGGTGCAAAAAGCGCTCGCCGCGCTTGCCGATGCTCAGGCCAAGGCGCTCAAGCAGAGCACCTGGGTGGGCGACAAGTTCGCGGAGCAGTCGCGCGCCATGCATTACGGCGAACGGGACGAGAAGCCGATCCACGGGCGGGCCAGCGCGGAAGAGGCGCGGGGATTGATCGACGAAGGGATCGCGGTCGCGCCGCTCCCGTTCCCCGTTTCACCGCCTGAAGAACTCAACTGA